In a single window of the Cucumis melo cultivar AY chromosome 11, USDA_Cmelo_AY_1.0, whole genome shotgun sequence genome:
- the LOC103497341 gene encoding mavicyanin-like, giving the protein MMVKLYHNCRLIYYFFLFLSFFGVSMCEVFVVGDEEGWNSGINFATWSQSHNFTKGDFLVFNYAKNVHNVYEVIEETYRSCEAKNGVLGEYDSGNDKIELKEARNYWFICNVVGHCLGGMRFGIEVKQQPNSSTHLPLNPIDQSPPPNTNHASICCGRYPMWWTFFICILPFNVLISNIWG; this is encoded by the exons ATGATGGTGAAGTTATATCATAATTGCAGATTGATATATTATTTCTTCTTGTTTCTAAGTTTCTTTGGAGTTTCAATGTGTGAAGTCTTTGTTGTTGGAGATGAAGAAGGCTGGAATTCTGGCATCAATTTTGCTACTTGGTCTCAATCCCATAATTTCACCAAAGGAGATTTTCTAG TTTTCAATTATGCAAAGAATGTACACAATGTGTATGAAGTTATTGAAGAGACATATAGATCTTGTGAGGCAAAGAATGGAGTATTGGGTGAATATGATAGTGGGAATGATAAAATTGAACTCAAAGAAGCAAGAAATTATTGGTTCATTTGTAATGTGGTTGGGCATTGCTTGGGTGGAATGAGGTTTGGAATTGAGGTTAAACAACAACCCAATTCTTCTACTCATCTTCCACTTAATCCTATTGATCAATCTCCTCCTCCAAACACCAACCATGCTTCTATTTGTTGTGGAAGGTATCCTATGTGGTGGACCTTTTTCATCTGCATTCTACCCTTTAATGTTCTGATCTCGAACATTTGGGGATAA